GCAATGGCTGAATTCCATAGGTCAATGCAATAGGCAGGAAGATCGGAGCCAGAATCAAGACACTTGCACCTGGATCCATAATCATGCCCATGAACAACAGGAATACGTTTACCATCAACAGGAATATAATCTTATTGGAGGTAAGATTCAGCATGAAGTTTGCGATCAAGCTGGGGATTCTTTCGATTGCAAGAACCTGACCAAAAAGGTTTGCCAATGCGATAACAAGCAATGTTACAGAAGAGGTAACCGCTGCGCTGAGGAAGCTGTCAAAGACTTCCTTCAAACTCATCGTCTTGAGCAAGAAGAGTCCTGCAATGATTGCATACAGACAAGCGATAACAGCAGCTTCGGTTGGGGTAAAGTATCCACTAAAAATACCGATGACCAGGATTGCTGGGCACATCAGTCCAATAATGGACTCTTTCATTGTATAGATTACTTCCTTCATCGGGATCTTATTGGTTCTTCGGGGATGGTTATGCTTCTTTGCATAGTAGTAAGAGAGAACCATCAGCGAAAATGCAACAAGGATGCCAGGTAGATAACCAGCTGCAAACAATGCCCCAACCGACTCACCGGTAGCCATAGAGTAGATGACCATTACAACACTGGGTGGAATGATGGGACCAATAACCGAAGAGGCAACGGTTACTGCAGTCGCATACTCTGCGGTATACCCCTCTTTTTCCATTGCAGGAATCAGGATAGAACCAAGAGCTGCAGTATCTGCAACACCACTGCCGGTGATACCGGCAAAGAATACGCTTGCGACAATATTTACCTGTGCCAATGCACCAGGAATTCGTCCAACCAGAATATTTGAGAAACTGATCAAGGCATCGGTAATCTTGGAGCGGTTCATTAACTCGCCTGCGAGAATGAAGAACGGGATTGCAAGCAAGATATAGTTATCAATGCCACTGTACATCTTCTGGCCGATCATGCTCAGAGGGATGTTTCCAAGAAACAAAAAGTAATACAGGCTGGATACGCCCAACACAAATGCAATGGGGATGCCTATAGCCAATGCAAGTATAAAAACAACTGCGATAATACCCATAGTTTCCTCTCCCCTTAACTTCCGATTGTCTTTCCAGCAATGCCTTTGCTGGTAAGCAAGTCACCTAATCCCCAAGCCAAATGGAAAAACATCATAAAAAAGGAGGCGGGAATCATCATTTTCACATACTTCATGGAGAAAGGAAGAATGTCACCACGGATACGGACTGCTTTCATGGCAGCCTCATAACTGTTCATAAAGAAATAGACAACAGAGAACATAAGCACAAGATAGGCCACGACAGCCACAACCTTTGCAATCTTGGCAGGAAGTATGGTGACAATTATATTGACACCTGAATGCTGCTTATTTCTCAATGCGGCACTTGCCCCGATGTAGGTAAGGCTTACCAACCCCCATCTTGCCAACTCTTCAGTCCAGGAAAAACGCAGGCTGGTGAACCTGGCGACAACCCCAAGGGTGATAATGAAAAATACACCAATCAGGATAGCAGTCGCTATATAGGTTGCAATTTTTCCAAGGACCCAACTGATCCTATCCAGTACTTTAACCACTTTGAACCTCACATAGTTGACGACCGCCCCATATGAGACGATCGTCAATACTCAATTAATTATCTTCTTACCAACCAAACTTGGCTTCAGATTTCTTCACTTCTGCGAGGAACTCATCGACGATCTCATCGCCAACCTCACCTCTGAGCCAGTCATAGGTAGGAGCGGCTGCTTCCTTGAAAAGCTCAAGCTCTTCAGCTGTAGGAACATATACTTCCATGGTGTTCTTGACTGCTTCAAAGTCGAGAACGCGGGAAGCAAGGGCCTCAGATGCACGGTCTGCAGTCTGTGCGTGGTATGCAGCAATCTCGATGATGTGCTGATACTCAGCTGGCAGGGAGTTCCAGAAATCGGAGTTGATCAAGACAAAGTTTTCACTCCAGGTGTGACCATCAAGGGTGATGTACTTCTGTACTTCGTTCCACTTGTTAGCTGCAATGTTCCAGATAGGGTTCTCCTGTCCATCAACAACACCGGTTTGACAAGCGGTGTAGATCTCACCGGAAGCAAGAGGAGTTGCTGCAGCACCCATGGCCTCAACCATCTTCACGTAGATGGGGCTCTGCATGACGCGGAACTTCAAACCTTTCATATCAGCAGGTGTGCGGATTGGACGTACGTTGTTGGTGAAGTGGCGGGTACCATTCTGTCCAACAGAGAGCATCTTAAGACCACTGATCTCTTCAAGCTCAGCTGTCATCTCTTTCCAAAGATCACTGGTGTCAAAGAAGTCCCATGCAATCTCATCACTCTTGAACACGTACGGAAGGAAGATAACCTGGGTCTCAGGCATCAGGGAAGAGATAGTACCAGTAGTGGTTACCATCTCAATACCACCGCTCATTGCCATTTCCATGGTTGCCTTGGTGTCACCAAGTGCATTACCTGGATAGAGCTCAACTGCGACCTTACCATTCGAGTTTGACTCAACGATGCTCTTGAAGACCAAACCATAAGCGTGCTCTGGGAGCGGAGTCTTAGAGATGTTCGGCCAAGTGGCTGCATCATAGTATGCAAAGCGAATTGTGTAGTCAGGTTCTACAGTACGAACCTCTTCTTTTACTGAAACTGCAATTTTGTCTTCAGTAGCAGGGGCTTCAGCAGCTGCAGTGGAAGAAGAGGTCTGAGCAGCACTAGCGGCAGGCATTGTTCCTGCAGTGCTTGCAGCAGCAGTTGCCTTCTTTTCACAACCGATGAACAAGAAGGAAACAATCATGACGAGCGCAAGAACAGTCATCATTTTTTTCATAACGTTAAATTCTCCTTTTTAGGACTTAAGCAATAAACTTATCTTACAAGTGAAAAATGCATCTGTAAAGGAAAATTTTTACTTTTTTTCATATTTGTATATAATTCCTTATATTTATAATATTTGTTCTAATATTTCCAGTCATTAATTTATTATTTATCGATAAATTTTACTTGCATCATACTCGTAAAACTTGTATTATAAGTTTAAAGAGAGGTAGAAAAAATGAGAGCTGGAGATAACAAGGGACAGTCATTACGGGTACAAATATTTGAGAAATTAAAGAATAGAATTGAGGCCGGGACTTGGGAGGTAGGAAGTAAGTTTCCTTCGGAAAACCAACTCTGTAATGAATATAATGTAAGTAGAGTCACCATCCGCGCAGCCATTCAGCAACTTGAAGCTGTCGGTCTGGTACAGACACACCAGGGCGGAAGAACCGTCGTAGTTCGTACCCATGTCAGGGGAGCGGTCTCTGTCCTGAATCCACTGCAAATTTCCAATCACGAAATCAATATTGTGAAGGTACTCGAATATCGTATGGTTGTTGAGAAAGGCACCATCGGTCTCGCGGTACAACATATCACTGAAGATGATCTCATCGCTTTGGAAGAGATCTTCAACATGATGCTTGTCCATCATGATGACATCAAGAAATTCTCACAGGCTGACTATCTCTTCCATAGGAAAATTGCTGAATCATCAAAGAATGAGATTCTCATTCAGGCGAACCAAGGCATTGAGGAGGTACTCTCCTCCACAATGGACACCATTGTCAGCCTGCTTGGATGCGCAATTGGTATTAGATACCACCGCCTCCTTCTTGCTGCTCTTCGTGTTCACGACAAAGCGACCTGCGAGCAGCTCATGGAAGAGCACCTGCAGGCCACCATCGATGGAATAAAAAACTTTCTAGAAATCTCCAAAGATCCTAAAGAAGACAAGGGAGAATAAATGAGATTCACTCAGCTTTCTGTTTATGCTTACCAAGGAAAAGCAGAACCAGAAATATGATCAAGATGACCACGAAGATGGCCAGCATTCCTTGTCCCATCAATGTGAGGGATTTTGAAAAAATTGACTGCATACGCCTCCTCCTACAACAATCCTGGGACCAACCCCAGGATGACTCCGCCGGCGATGACTGAAGCAATCTGCCCCGCGACATTTGCCCCAACGGCATGCATCAACAGATGGTTCTGCGGATCTGCTTGCTGACCAAGCCGCTGAATGACCCTTGCTGACATGGGGAAGGCAGAAATACCGGCAGCTCCAACCATCGGGTTGACCTTCTGCTTCACGAACAAGTTCAAGACCTTTGCAAAGACAACCCCTGCAATGGTATCAAAGATGAAGGCAAGCAAACCGAGGCCCATGATCATAATGGTCTGGATAGTAACAAACGATTCTGCTTTCATCGTGGATGCAATCGTGATACCGAGTAGCAAAGTAATAAGATTTACCAAGACGGTTTGCGCAGCGGTAGAAAGCGTATCCAGGACGGTACACTCCCTGATCAGGTTGCCAAACATCAGCATCCCTACCAAGGAAACAGAAGCTGGGGCTACGTAACCTGCAACCAATGTAACGATGATCGGAAAGAGAATCTTTGCCCGCTTCGATACTGAGCGGGGATTGTACGGCATCTTGATCATCCGCTCTTTCTTGGTAGTCACGAGCTTGATGGCAAACGGCTGGATGATCGGAACCAAGGCCATATAGGAATACGCTGCGATGGCAATCGGGCCTACATACTTGCTCCCAAGAACCTGGGATACCAGGATTGATGTTGGCCCATCAGCAGCCCCTATGATTCCTATCGATGCAGCATCAATGAGGTTGAATCCAAGCAAGGTAGCCACACTGATGGTGGCAAAGATACCCCACTGGGCAGCTGCACCAAAAAGGATGAGCTTTGGGTTGGCTAGAAGTGGACCGAAGTCAATCATAGCTCCGATACCGATGAACAGCAGCAGAGGCAGTGCCTCTGCCGACTCTATGCCCAGCTCAAAAAGCCAGTCAAGAATACCCGGTACCTCCCCGATTCCCTCCATCATCTGCGTGATGGCTCCAGAGAACGGCAAGTTGACCAGGATGGCGCCAAAGCCCATGGGAAGCAAAAGTGAGGGCTCAAGTTTCTTCGCAATCGCAAGGTAAATAAGAAGACCTCCAACACCAAACATCACTAGCTGCTTCCACGTGGTGTTAAGAAGTCCTTCCAGCAAGAAGTCCATAGAGAACCTCCGGGGAAAAAGAATAGGGGGAGAAGTTGACTTCGCACTAGGGCAATGAAGCTCCCCCAACGTTGTTAATCATAGAGGGCTTATGAGCCAAGGTCAAACAATAATTCTTGAAGATTTGAATTCCATTCCCCATAAAAAGCCATACATATCTATTGAAACCAACTTTTACAATCTCTATAGTACTGACATGCACACTCCAAAACAGTTAACAAACAAGGATATACCTGCGATACGTGCCTACATAGCAGAAGAGAAAGAGATGAACCTCTTCATTGAAGGAGACATCGAACAGTACGGATTGGAGACTAAGACTGTTTCCATCTGGGCTTTTGGTGAGGATTGGGATTGCCTGTTGCTCAGGTACTACACCAATTTCATCATTTCCAGCAACAAGGATCAGTTTGGTGCAAAAGCTGTGGTTGATTTCTTGCAAGACCAGGAGATCCAATGCATCAGTGCAAAGGAAACCATTCTCGAGCAATTGGCTCCCCACTACCCCACTATACCCTTCCAAGGCACTTATCTGTGTCGGCTGGAGAAAGAGCATTTCAAGAAGCTCAAAACTGGAACGGAAGATATTCTCAAACTTGATCCTAGCCACGCCCAAGACATTGTAGACCTCTATAAGCTGATAGACGAATTCTCAAAGCCATACATCGAGCATGAGGAAGAAAAGCTCAAGCAAACAAGGGAGAATTATGAGAAAGGCTGTGAAGGGTATGGGATATTCAAAGATGGCATGTTGGTATGCACAGCCTATACCACTGCCACCACAAGAAGTGGAGCCATGATCATTGGTGTGGCGACACACCCTGCCTACCGCCAGAGAGGCTATGCGTCCATGGTGATGAATCATCTCTGTGAACAGGGGTTTGAGAGAGGGCTCTCATTCCTCTGCCTTTTCTATGACAACCCTACAGCCGGGGCTCTCTACCACAGACTTGGATTTGAGACAATCGGACGCTGGGCAATGATGAAGTTCTAGGCTCGTACCTAAAATATTGTCGTTTCCAGGTTGCATGCCGCCCACAATGGCTTAGAATAGCAATGAGGAGAAGCATACAATGAAAGCACTGGTACTGGAAGAAAAGGGACGACTGAGCGTACGTGATTTTCCCATTGTAGAGCATATGGGCCCCTATGATGTAACCGTTGATGTTAAAGCATGCGGCATCTGTGGTAGTGACGTGCACTACTACACTGAAGGAGCCATTGGGGAGTTCGTCGTCAAGGAACCGATGATACTTGGTCACGAGGCTGCAGGTGTCGTGGTTGCCAGGGGAGAGCATGTCACCAACCTGGAGATTGGGGATCTGGTCTGTATGGAGCCAGGGGTTCCCAACCTGCAAGCGAAACAAGTATTGGAAGGCAACTATCACCTTGACCCGGATATCTCTTTCTGGGCTACCCCACCGATTCATGGTTGCTTGCGTGAGCAGGTCGTACATCCTTCCCGTTTCTGTTTCAAGTTACCTGAAGGTGTCAGCCTGCAGGAAGGTGCCATGATGGAACCGTTGGCAACTGGTATTGAGGCAGCAAAGAAAGCCCAGGTAACTCCTGGGGACACTGCCCTGGTAGTAGGAGCCGGGACCATTGGCATTATGGTTGCAATCTCCTGTCTTGCTGCCGGATGCTCCAAGGTATTCATCAGTGACGTAAAAGAGGAGAAGCTAGCCATCGCCGCTTCCTATAAGAATATCATTCCCATCAATGTGGCAAACCAGGATCTACAGGCAACCATCATGGCTGAAACAAACAATGAAGGGGTAGATCGCCTCTTTGAAGCCTCGGGCAGCCCAAGGGTCTACCCTTCTTTCTTCCGTTGTGCCAAACGCGGTGCTACAGTGGTACTGGTAGGTATGATGAACGGCACCGTTCCCCTTGATGTTTCCTTACTTCAAGTGAGAGGACTTCGCATAGAAACACTATTTCGTTACACAAACACCTTTGACAGGGCAGTAGCCTTGGTGGCAAATGGTTCTATCGATGTAAAGCCCTTGATATCCAAGGTTTTCCCCTTTGAAAAGGCAGTAGAAGCCTACGTGTATGCTGCAGAGGGGCATCAGGATGTTGTGAAGGTGATGATTGAGTTGTAAGGAATATCATACTATTCTGAATAGTAGAAAGAAAACCCCTGTGCAAGATTGAAACACAGGGGCTTCTATTATTATCATGCGCTTTTGACTGTTTTTCTTTGCTTCTTATCGCGAGTCTCCGATGAGCGTGCATTTATTCGTTGCTGAGTTTGGTCCAGAATTACTGCAGCGAGAATCACCAATCCTTTTATCACATTCTGCCAGAACTCAGACACACCCAGCATTACCAGACCATCACTTAACACTCCAATTACAAAAGCGCCAATGATAGTCCCTCCAATACTTCCTATTCCTCCTGAAAGACTTGTTCCACCAAGGACAGCCGCAGCAATGGCATTCATCTCATAACTTTCACCTGTAGCGGGGTGAGCAGCAACTAATTGACTGGCAATAATCAGCCCCACCAAGGCCGAAGTAAATCCAGAGAACATATATACCAGGGTTGTTACTTTCTTAACTTGAATTCCAGACAGCTCTGCCGCCCGTTGATTACCTCCAATGGCGTATATATGCCTTCCAAATGGAGTTTTCTTTGCAACATATATCGTAATTAGCATCAGTACTATCATCAACCAAACGGATAAGGGCATACCAAGGAATCTACCGGCACCAAGGATTGGAAATCCTGTATTTCCTAGTTCTGGTTTTCCTTGAAGGTTAGGAAATGTTGCACCACCCGAACGAATATTTGCAAATCCTCTTGCAATATACATCATCCCAAGCGTTCCTATAAAAGGAGCAACATTCAGCCTAGTGATAAGCAATCCATTCACCCCACCAATGGCAGTACCGAGCACTAAGCAAACCAAAATGATTAGAGGAACATGCAAGTACAAGGTTCCCCCAAACATATTGAGAACGATACCTTCGTTGATAAGACCACCAGCAATCATTCCACAGAGCCCTACAATAGAACCAACTGATAAATCTATTCCACCTGTCAAGATGACAAAAGTCATTCCAATTGCCATGATTCCAGTAATTGCAACATGTTTTGCTATAGTCATGAGGTTTACAGGGTGAAGGAAATTTATACCACGTGTAGTATTCAATAATACTGTGAAAACTATTACTAAAAGTACAAGGGCAATAATTGTCCTCAACTTGAGTAAAATCATACCAATAGAGAAATCATTATTTTTAATGGCATTCTTCATTTATCTTTTCCTCCGAACCTCTGCGCTGTAGTCATATGCCCTATAGTTGAAGCATTTACAATATTTTCTTCTGTAATTTCTTCTTTACCAAAATTAGCTGTAATCTTGCCTTTGGAAAGAACAATCACTCTGTCACAAATTGCTAACAGTTCTTTCAACTCACTTGTAACCATGATAATTGCAAGCCCTTCCCGAGCTAAATTATTCATGATATTAAAAATTTCACCTTTTGCTCCAACATCGATACCCCTTGTGGGTTCGTCCAAGAGTAATACTTTCGGCTGGGTTAAGAGACTTTTCCCAAATACTACTTTCTGTTGGTTTCCTCCACTAAGAGACATGATTGAATTCTCAGAATTGGAAGTTTTGATTGACATGCTTGAAATTGTTTCATTTACACAGCTTGACTCATTACTCCCGCTGATGTGTATCTTTTGTTTGACTATTCTCCAGAGACCAGGCAATGTAAGGTTATGCGAAACACTCATTGTTTGTACAATGCCCTCTCGTTGCCTATCCTCAGGGACCAGAGCAATACCTTTTCTAATTCTTGATTTAATATCGGGTTCGCCAAGTAGTTCATTCTCAAGATATATTTCACCTCGAGCATCAGTATGAAGCCCCATAATTGATTCCAGAGTCTCTGTCCTTCCTGCTCCAAGAAGACCATATATGCCAAGCACCTCTCCTTTTCGAACATCAAAAGAAATACTTTTCAATAACGGCTCCTCAGCGGGCCCATGAAAAAAAAGATCTCTTACTTCCAGGACAACATCTCCAATCGTACGTTTTCCAGAATGAAATATTTTACTTGCTTCACCCCCGACCATAGAAGAGATAATCCATTGAAGATTTACATCACTCATTGGCTTTTCCGTAATTAACTCGCCATCACGTAAAACAGTAATGTAATCACCGATCTGTATTAGTTCCTCTAGCCGGTGGGAGATGTAAATGATTGAAACCCCGTTTGATTTCAATTCATCAATAATCTTAAATAATATTTCAACTTCCGTTTTTGAAAGTGCTGAAGTTGGTTCATCCATAATAAGTATGTTGATATCTTCAGCTAAAGCACGTGCTATCTCCACTATCTGCTGTTGACCGACTTTCAGAGAACTAACCTTGCTTTTAGGATTAATATCTTGTTCTAGTTTTCTCAACAACTCCTTTGCTTTCTGTTCTTGGGTTTTGTGATCAATCCACCCTTTATTTTTCAACAGTTCCTTATTCATAAAGATGTTTTCAGCCACATTGAGGTTAGGGAAGAGACTTAGCTCCTGATAGATAATCCCTATTCCTTTCTGTGCAGCTGTCTTTGGAGTTAGATGAGTTAATTCTTCATCACGCAAGTAGAATTTCCCACTTGTAGGAGTCTCTACGCCAGACAATATTTTCATGAGCGTAGATTTCCCTGCGCCATTCTCCCCTACCAGTACATTCACCTTGCCCTCATAATCATTAAAATCAACCCCTTTTAATGCCGTGGTGCCAGGATACACTTTACGGATATTTTCTGCCCGAAGAATTACTTGATCACTCATTGGCATCACCACTACATAACTCTAGTTGGACTGGTGTTATCATTACTTCTTCTGATCCATCAAAGAGCGTAAATGCACCCAGAAAATCAACAACCATTCCAGGCTTGCATGAATCATCAACTGAAGGAACAATATTGTCTCTGATATAAAAATTGATTTCTCGTGAGATATTTGCGAATTCAATTTGGTTGTTGAAATCATCGAACTTGATAAATTCCAGAGCATCTCTGACCATACTTTTCTTGATAACTGGTCCAATCTGTATCGTGCAGTTTGATTCTTCGCTCAAATCGAGAATATCCAACACAAGCAATCCTGCTGAAGATTCTCTATTCACTTCTTTGATAGGAATTCTACCAGAGACAATAAATGTGTATGGTGAAAGTTCTTCTTTTCGTATTCCGTAGGCTTCTTTGGTTTTTTCGGGATCCGTTCTTAAACCATTCAACAACGCTTCCAATTCACGTGCTTCTTCTTTAAAAGTGCCAAGAACTTGATCGTCCCAAATACCATGCACATATTCAACAGCATCAAACGACTCATCTTCAAAATAAAAGGATACACCATCATCATTTTTACTCGTACTTGAACCGTCATGCTTTACAAACGTACACGACATAAAAACCGATGAAATCATTAAGATAAGAAAAGCATTTCGTAAAAGTTTCATTCGAATCCACCCAATTTGTAAATATAGCTCCTCTTTTTGGAGGAGCTATATTACTATTCAATTTATTTCAACATGAAGTTGTCCAACTTAGCAGCATTGGATTCATCAATTAAGATACAATCGGTAAGCTGCTTCTCAGGCAGACCAGTGGAACCTGTCTTAATATATTTATCAGCCTGCTCAACAGCCATGATAGCATTGATTGCAGCAGTCTGGAGAACGGTAGCCTTGATATCACCAGCCAAAATTGAGTCACGAACGTCATTGCTACCATCAAATCCAACGACAATGACATCACCCATTCCAGCTGCATTCAAAGCTGCCATCGCACCCATGGCCATTGTATCGTTACCACTAATCACACCCTTGATATCAGGATTAGCCTGCAATATGGATTCCATCTTCTCAAAAGCTTCAGTCTGGCTCCAGTTTGCACTCTGTCTTGCCACCATCTCTAGTCCAGGATACTGATCGATTATTTCATGATAACCCTTTGAACGAATGCCTGCGTTTGTATCTGATTCCTTTCCGACCAACTCAACATACTTACCGCTTTCACCCATCAATTCAACGAATTTCTCTCCGCCCAGCAAAGCTCCTTGATAATTGTTGGAAACAATCTGGCTTACAGCAAGACCGGTCTCATTGATTTCTCTGTCAATTAAGAAAGATGGAACACCAGCTTCTTTAGCTTTTCTGACAGCACCAATAGTTGCATCAGCTCCGGCATTATCACAAATAATTGCAGCAGCATTACTTGCAATAGCAGTGTCGAAGTGCTGATCCTGCTTATTGGCATCATCATCATGTGACAATACAAGTGTTTCATACCCCAATGATTTAGCAGTCTCTTCAGCCACCAAAGCCTCTGTTTTAAAGAAGGGGTTATCGTGCGAAGGAGTAATAATTACAATTAGATTACTCTTGACAGCTTCCTTTTGCCCTTGTGCAAACAAAGTAAACGAAAACAAAGCCACTAAAACAAAAACAACAAGTTTCTTTCCCATAGTAGAATCTCCTTTTTATGGTTTGTACTTCGATGGTAATATGGCAAACTTGAGCTGTCAATGAAAATATTTTCTATTTCTTTCGTTTTAGAGATTATTGAATATTTTTATTTGTTTTTATTTTTTTTTGTAGCCTAACTTGAAAACACATACTTTCTGTTTGTATTTATTACGACTCAACGTGTTTTGCTCTAAATACACAACACAGCATGCTACTGCTCAAACCTTTATAAGTTTTACGCCTAAATCAAGTATTCTCTTCTCATATTCTGCAGCGATGCCGGCATCTGTGATGATGTAGTCTATCTGTGATAGATTTCCAAGCGATGCTATGCTTGTTTTACCAAACTTACTTGAATCAACGAGCAAATATGTTTCATGAGCGGAATTGATCATTGCACGTTTAACAACCAAATCATTAAAACTTGGATAGGTCAGATCCAAAGACTGCGCAACGCCTCCTGAAGCTAGGAATAATTTATCAACAAAAGCTGTTTCAAAGAATGAGGCAGCTTTCAATCCAGTCAAAGAGAGCGTGGGTGGCTTAAACTCTCCACCGGACACCATCAGTTGAAAATTTGGGTTTGAACCTACCAACAACGCAATATTTAGCGCATTTGTAAGTACTGTAAGATTTTTTTTCTGATGTAAAATTGCAGCCAATTCTGTTACAGTTGACCCTGAATCAAGAATAAGGCTATCACCATCTTTAATAAATTCCAGAGCCTTTTCTGCAATCTTCCTCTTCTCGTCCAAATGTTCTGTGTGCTGGAGCGTAAGGGTGCTTACCTGACGAGACATTGTTTTTAAAAATGCTCCTCCATGTTCGCGGACAATATGCCCATCCTTCTCCAACACCTCCAAATCTTGCCTAATGGTTGGCTCACTGACATGAAACATTTCGCTTAAAGTCTTAACTCGTGCACTTCCATCTTCTTGGATAAATTCCAGTATTTTGTTACGCCTTTCGTTTGCAAGCATTTTATTGTTCTTCCTTATTTTCTTATGCATAACATCCTAAAGCATATTGGATAATTTGAAAAGCAAGCATTTCGCAAACTCGCGAATTATATTGCAAGAAATACAAACCATTCCATATAATTTCCCAAATTTCTCTCCCATAATCGCAATCTTTTTTGGTTAAATAAAAATCAAATGAAAATAAATGAAAGTATATGAAGTATTATTCCTTGACTTATAAAACAGACTGTCGTACTCTGCATATATACTTTTCACATGATAAAGGAGCGCATCATGCCAACCATCAGATTAGGGTATGCACCCACCCGTAGAAGTATCTTCAGTGCACCGGATGCCATTAAATATCGTAACCTCACTCGAGATCGGCTTATTGAACTCGGTATTGAATTCGTCGACATCACAGACATCAATGAGGAGGGTCTCCTCTACGATGACAAGGATATGGTAAAAATCCTGGAGAAATTCAAAGCTGAAAAGGTGGATGGGCTCTTCCTCCCCCACTGCAACTTTGGCACTGAGTATGTCTCAGCACGTCTTGCAAAGGAGCTGGGTGTACCTGTTCTCCTCTGGGGCCCGCTGGATGAACGGCCAGAACCCAATGGCGAGAGACTCAGGGATACACAGTGCGGTCTCTTTGCAACAGGCAAAGTGCTTAGACGGTTCAGGGTACCTTTTACCTACATGACCAACTGCAGGCTCAATGATCCAGTCTTCGAGAGAGGCATTCGGGACTTCCTTGCTGTCTGCAATACGGTAAAGACCTTCAAGTCCATCAGGATTCTCCAGATCTCCACCCGTCCCTACGACTTCATGACCACCATGTGCAATGAAGGGGAACTACTCGAGCGGTTCAACGTACAGCTTGCCCCTATCCCAATGCCTGAGTTGATAGAAACGGTCAAGAAATGCATAGCCGAGGAGAAGGAAGCAGTGGCAGAGGTCATCTCCTATGTTAAGGAGACAATGATCATCAAGGTTACTGAGGAACAGCTGGAAACGGTCGCCGCCCTAAAGGTGGCAATGGCAAAGCTGAGAGAGCAGTATGGATGCAATGCAGTTGCCATCCAGTGTTGGAATGCCCTACAGGGAGAGCTTGGCATCATGCCCTGTGCTG
The sequence above is drawn from the uncultured Sphaerochaeta sp. genome and encodes:
- a CDS encoding FadR/GntR family transcriptional regulator — translated: MRAGDNKGQSLRVQIFEKLKNRIEAGTWEVGSKFPSENQLCNEYNVSRVTIRAAIQQLEAVGLVQTHQGGRTVVVRTHVRGAVSVLNPLQISNHEINIVKVLEYRMVVEKGTIGLAVQHITEDDLIALEEIFNMMLVHHDDIKKFSQADYLFHRKIAESSKNEILIQANQGIEEVLSSTMDTIVSLLGCAIGIRYHRLLLAALRVHDKATCEQLMEEHLQATIDGIKNFLEISKDPKEDKGE
- a CDS encoding sodium ion-translocating decarboxylase subunit beta, whose protein sequence is MDFLLEGLLNTTWKQLVMFGVGGLLIYLAIAKKLEPSLLLPMGFGAILVNLPFSGAITQMMEGIGEVPGILDWLFELGIESAEALPLLLFIGIGAMIDFGPLLANPKLILFGAAAQWGIFATISVATLLGFNLIDAASIGIIGAADGPTSILVSQVLGSKYVGPIAIAAYSYMALVPIIQPFAIKLVTTKKERMIKMPYNPRSVSKRAKILFPIIVTLVAGYVAPASVSLVGMLMFGNLIRECTVLDTLSTAAQTVLVNLITLLLGITIASTMKAESFVTIQTIMIMGLGLLAFIFDTIAGVVFAKVLNLFVKQKVNPMVGAAGISAFPMSARVIQRLGQQADPQNHLLMHAVGANVAGQIASVIAGGVILGLVPGLL
- a CDS encoding GNAT family N-acetyltransferase; protein product: MHTPKQLTNKDIPAIRAYIAEEKEMNLFIEGDIEQYGLETKTVSIWAFGEDWDCLLLRYYTNFIISSNKDQFGAKAVVDFLQDQEIQCISAKETILEQLAPHYPTIPFQGTYLCRLEKEHFKKLKTGTEDILKLDPSHAQDIVDLYKLIDEFSKPYIEHEEEKLKQTRENYEKGCEGYGIFKDGMLVCTAYTTATTRSGAMIIGVATHPAYRQRGYASMVMNHLCEQGFERGLSFLCLFYDNPTAGALYHRLGFETIGRWAMMKF
- a CDS encoding TRAP transporter small permease subunit; this encodes MVKVLDRISWVLGKIATYIATAILIGVFFIITLGVVARFTSLRFSWTEELARWGLVSLTYIGASAALRNKQHSGVNIIVTILPAKIAKVVAVVAYLVLMFSVVYFFMNSYEAAMKAVRIRGDILPFSMKYVKMMIPASFFMMFFHLAWGLGDLLTSKGIAGKTIGS
- a CDS encoding DctP family TRAP transporter solute-binding subunit, producing the protein MKKMMTVLALVMIVSFLFIGCEKKATAAASTAGTMPAASAAQTSSSTAAAEAPATEDKIAVSVKEEVRTVEPDYTIRFAYYDAATWPNISKTPLPEHAYGLVFKSIVESNSNGKVAVELYPGNALGDTKATMEMAMSGGIEMVTTTGTISSLMPETQVIFLPYVFKSDEIAWDFFDTSDLWKEMTAELEEISGLKMLSVGQNGTRHFTNNVRPIRTPADMKGLKFRVMQSPIYVKMVEAMGAAATPLASGEIYTACQTGVVDGQENPIWNIAANKWNEVQKYITLDGHTWSENFVLINSDFWNSLPAEYQHIIEIAAYHAQTADRASEALASRVLDFEAVKNTMEVYVPTAEELELFKEAAAPTYDWLRGEVGDEIVDEFLAEVKKSEAKFGW
- a CDS encoding TRAP transporter large permease, which codes for MGIIAVVFILALAIGIPIAFVLGVSSLYYFLFLGNIPLSMIGQKMYSGIDNYILLAIPFFILAGELMNRSKITDALISFSNILVGRIPGALAQVNIVASVFFAGITGSGVADTAALGSILIPAMEKEGYTAEYATAVTVASSVIGPIIPPSVVMVIYSMATGESVGALFAAGYLPGILVAFSLMVLSYYYAKKHNHPRRTNKIPMKEVIYTMKESIIGLMCPAILVIGIFSGYFTPTEAAVIACLYAIIAGLFLLKTMSLKEVFDSFLSAAVTSSVTLLVIALANLFGQVLAIERIPSLIANFMLNLTSNKIIFLLMVNVFLLFMGMIMDPGASVLILAPIFLPIALTYGIQPLHFAIVMLVNLNFGLITPPVGTCLYAAAPIAKLSIEKISKAVLPFIGVELIALMFLTYIPELTLIVPRLLGYIY